The Chitinophaga sp. H8 genome contains a region encoding:
- a CDS encoding SusC/RagA family TonB-linked outer membrane protein produces the protein MNNILKAANMLCYRLLCCMCLMLPLAAMAQTDGATITVTGTVTAKDTREAVPGVTIKSRLANKGLLLTDANGKYSVKVASNDILIFSAIGFQAQEVSVRGRTKIDIQISPSVSSLKEAVVIGYQQKTRETVTGAVTSISSKDIQDVPVTSVIELLQGKVAGLNVQNNTGAPGFRGSVAIRGISQLNVSGTGNNQFLSPSSPLYIIDGVPVDENGAFDMAFNQGGPGTSPLSLIPPEDVESIDVLKDAVATSLYGSRAANGVIVINTKRGNSPRPVITLQSQVFYNMTPPLRGTIGGMGERNFRINAIEKYGGLDDYYNISRTPFLADSLNPFYNNATDWQGIFFRNTYNQSHNLSIKGGSPQLNYKANLGYTQNKGIMKNTGFNRYNLNMQMHYEPTRKLRMDANVFTGWGQKQRGNGGGLSDNGAGDAFKSSLLPAPSFFVAIPEYIGLETAKDDNNTMNMRSNVSVDYELLKGLRASSSLSYEYYTDTRDQFKQALANNNSTALISFTGRRDQLINRNQLNYSMTLNKVHNFYFSVFNEIMLKNQQNMYRKLYNGPSDFYLGPLGFKANDSTGLYDVIKYREASIAGMFSYNLSQKYVLDVSYRRDGNSASGIENQFTTNPSIGGRWNFSKEKFLEPLKWLSYGSIRFTYGINSRPSADIFASLGEFYQSGTYNNYPRISPVFSNMPNPRLDAEKSKQWNFGVDLNLFKDRIAINYDRYAKTTINLVRSVFLPTSTGYDNVKINGASLLNYGHEINLTVRPLSPKSKVQWTMNINGAINQNRLLKIDGDAKQFIYYDYDNYQWLILKVGRNIFNNYMFQSEGVYASDKNVPVDPVLGTRYSTISPGGQFKGGDPIWKDVDGDYRLTDEDRTIVGDPLPLVNGGVSQSITWGRWNFSMYASFIYKRSIYNNAFASMLSRAGDPFDSRYSIPDVGKYNFWRNQGDVTTYPTLDDYTKIRDVAAYRYDQSLFQEDGSYFKINQITIGYTIDPKALRAVNLSRVRFYGTLYNMAIFSPYSGPNPENVSDLGKDRADSYPIARSITLGLNVEF, from the coding sequence ATGAACAATATTTTAAAAGCTGCAAATATGTTGTGCTACAGGTTACTATGTTGTATGTGCCTGATGTTGCCACTGGCAGCGATGGCGCAAACAGATGGTGCTACTATCACTGTAACGGGAACGGTTACTGCCAAAGATACCCGGGAGGCAGTACCGGGTGTAACTATCAAATCAAGGCTGGCCAACAAAGGCCTGCTGCTTACAGATGCAAATGGTAAGTATAGTGTAAAGGTGGCATCAAATGATATTCTGATCTTCTCTGCTATCGGTTTTCAGGCGCAGGAAGTAAGTGTGAGAGGCCGCACTAAAATAGATATACAGATCAGCCCTTCCGTAAGTTCCTTAAAGGAAGCAGTGGTAATCGGTTATCAGCAAAAAACAAGGGAAACAGTAACGGGTGCGGTGACCAGCATTTCCAGCAAAGACATTCAGGATGTTCCTGTAACCAGTGTGATAGAATTGCTGCAGGGAAAGGTAGCGGGGCTGAATGTGCAGAATAATACCGGCGCTCCCGGCTTTCGTGGTAGCGTAGCCATCCGCGGTATTTCCCAGTTGAATGTGAGTGGTACCGGGAATAACCAGTTCCTGTCGCCCAGTTCTCCATTATATATTATTGATGGGGTGCCTGTTGATGAAAACGGAGCTTTTGATATGGCCTTCAATCAGGGAGGTCCTGGTACCAGCCCCCTGTCACTGATCCCACCAGAAGATGTAGAGTCTATCGATGTATTGAAAGATGCGGTAGCGACCTCCCTGTATGGGTCCCGTGCAGCAAATGGGGTGATTGTGATCAACACTAAACGGGGTAACTCTCCGAGGCCTGTGATTACCTTGCAGAGCCAGGTGTTTTATAACATGACCCCGCCATTGCGTGGTACTATCGGTGGGATGGGGGAGCGTAACTTCCGTATCAACGCTATTGAAAAATATGGCGGACTGGATGATTATTATAACATCTCCCGGACCCCGTTCCTGGCAGATAGTCTGAATCCGTTTTACAATAATGCTACCGACTGGCAAGGCATATTTTTCCGGAATACCTACAACCAATCGCATAACCTGAGTATTAAAGGTGGTTCTCCACAGCTGAACTATAAGGCGAACCTGGGATATACCCAGAATAAGGGGATCATGAAAAATACCGGCTTTAACAGGTATAACCTGAACATGCAAATGCATTATGAGCCTACGCGTAAGCTGCGGATGGATGCGAATGTATTTACCGGCTGGGGACAAAAACAAAGAGGAAATGGCGGTGGCCTTTCTGATAACGGGGCAGGAGATGCTTTTAAATCTTCTTTGCTGCCTGCACCTTCCTTCTTTGTGGCCATCCCGGAATACATAGGACTTGAAACAGCTAAAGATGATAATAATACCATGAACATGCGCTCCAATGTGAGCGTAGATTATGAACTGTTGAAAGGATTACGCGCCAGCAGTTCCCTGTCTTATGAGTATTATACCGATACCCGCGACCAGTTTAAACAGGCGCTGGCCAACAACAACAGCACAGCACTTATCTCTTTTACCGGACGCCGCGATCAGCTGATTAACCGTAACCAGCTGAACTATAGTATGACACTGAACAAAGTACATAACTTTTACTTCAGCGTATTTAATGAAATAATGCTGAAAAACCAGCAGAATATGTACCGGAAACTGTACAATGGGCCCAGCGATTTTTACCTCGGTCCATTAGGGTTTAAGGCAAATGACAGTACCGGTTTGTATGATGTGATCAAATACCGGGAAGCGTCTATTGCAGGTATGTTCTCCTATAACCTGAGCCAGAAATATGTATTGGATGTTTCTTACCGCCGCGATGGTAACTCTGCTTCCGGTATAGAAAACCAGTTTACCACTAATCCTTCTATCGGAGGCCGCTGGAACTTCTCCAAGGAGAAATTTCTGGAGCCGCTGAAATGGCTGTCCTATGGATCAATCCGTTTTACGTATGGTATCAACAGCCGCCCGTCAGCAGATATCTTTGCTTCCCTGGGCGAGTTCTACCAGTCTGGTACCTACAACAACTACCCACGTATTTCACCGGTGTTCAGCAATATGCCTAACCCAAGATTGGATGCAGAAAAATCCAAACAATGGAACTTCGGGGTAGACCTCAATTTGTTTAAAGACAGAATCGCAATTAACTACGACCGTTATGCCAAAACAACGATCAACCTGGTACGTTCCGTATTCCTGCCTACTAGCACAGGGTATGATAATGTAAAGATCAATGGTGCCAGCCTGCTGAACTATGGTCATGAGATAAACCTGACGGTAAGGCCGTTAAGCCCGAAAAGCAAGGTACAGTGGACCATGAATATCAATGGTGCGATCAATCAGAACCGCCTGCTGAAGATAGACGGAGATGCCAAACAATTCATCTATTACGATTATGACAACTACCAATGGCTGATCCTGAAAGTAGGACGTAATATTTTCAACAACTATATGTTCCAGAGTGAGGGGGTGTATGCATCCGATAAGAATGTACCGGTAGATCCTGTTTTAGGTACCCGTTACTCCACTATCTCTCCGGGCGGCCAGTTCAAGGGAGGTGACCCCATCTGGAAAGATGTGGATGGCGACTACCGGTTGACTGATGAAGACAGAACGATTGTGGGCGATCCATTACCATTAGTCAATGGAGGGGTATCCCAGAGTATCACCTGGGGAAGATGGAACTTCTCTATGTACGCTTCCTTTATCTACAAACGCAGTATTTACAATAATGCCTTCGCATCTATGCTGAGCAGAGCAGGAGATCCGTTTGATTCCAGGTATAGTATTCCTGACGTAGGGAAATACAATTTCTGGAGAAATCAGGGGGATGTCACCACGTATCCTACACTGGATGATTACACCAAGATCCGTGATGTAGCAGCTTATCGGTATGATCAGAGTTTGTTCCAGGAGGATGGCTCCTACTTTAAGATCAATCAGATCACCATCGGCTATACGATAGATCCGAAAGCACTCCGGGCGGTAAACCTGAGCAGGGTACGTTTTTATGGCACCCTGTACAATATGGCCATCTTCTCTCCATATTCAGGACCTAATCCGGAGAACGTCAGCGATCTGGGTAAAGACCGTGCAGATTCTTATCCAATTGCCAGAAGTATTACCCTGGGTTTAAATGTTGAGTTTTAA
- a CDS encoding DUF5007 domain-containing protein, translating to MYHKQSISWKGAMAAMLLVSGWMSCTKVPAEMDYLSEKANFNRDNFDPVMGRTMIYQGIFNSDQSTRPLLFTLTNFRHAADSSAAPELGTLVKVKEWKEAYTGKENSLQEIYDKQQEAEHPVLDIRKNSGEIIFWQFSDTNLIKPQPGAGYLFDIKVENNGNSRVFKNNTLNLFRPRAYSPSDNIDAVSGWQKYKSDGSPVVINPTNTSGVTMDNKLITDTSVAVYFHKKGNGNSLSFKFYDKDSTVINPLMFNKTRWDSLYFYNSRVQGDCKIGFNLRVTETGVTYDVPYPYPAVGAAQGERVKLVFNYNRLAFGNRRVTEGFTFEFAIFEPGDWEIIFKYRHQTPKFEND from the coding sequence ATGTACCACAAGCAATCAATATCATGGAAAGGTGCAATGGCAGCTATGTTGCTCGTGAGCGGGTGGATGTCGTGTACCAAAGTGCCTGCTGAAATGGATTACCTCAGTGAAAAAGCCAACTTCAACCGCGACAATTTTGATCCGGTGATGGGGCGTACAATGATCTACCAGGGCATTTTCAATTCAGACCAGTCTACCCGCCCGCTGTTATTTACACTCACCAATTTCAGGCATGCTGCTGATAGCAGCGCTGCACCGGAATTAGGCACGCTCGTAAAAGTGAAAGAGTGGAAAGAAGCCTATACAGGCAAAGAAAACTCTTTGCAGGAAATATATGATAAGCAACAGGAAGCAGAACATCCTGTGCTGGATATCAGGAAAAACTCCGGTGAGATCATCTTCTGGCAATTCAGTGATACCAATCTGATCAAACCACAACCGGGTGCAGGATACCTGTTTGATATCAAAGTGGAAAACAATGGCAACAGCCGCGTTTTTAAAAATAATACCCTGAACCTGTTCCGCCCCAGGGCATATTCGCCGTCTGATAATATAGACGCGGTATCAGGCTGGCAAAAGTATAAAAGTGATGGATCCCCGGTGGTGATCAATCCAACAAATACCAGTGGGGTAACAATGGATAACAAGCTGATCACAGATACTTCTGTTGCAGTTTACTTTCATAAAAAAGGAAATGGGAATTCTCTTTCGTTCAAATTCTATGATAAAGATTCCACCGTCATTAATCCGCTCATGTTTAATAAGACCCGCTGGGACAGCCTTTATTTCTATAATAGCCGCGTACAGGGGGATTGTAAGATCGGATTTAATCTGCGTGTCACAGAAACCGGTGTGACGTATGATGTGCCTTATCCTTATCCGGCTGTGGGAGCTGCCCAGGGAGAACGGGTTAAACTGGTGTTCAATTATAACCGCCTGGCATTTGGAAACCGGCGGGTAACAGAAGGCTTCACATTCGAGTTCGCCATTTTTGAACCGGGAGATTGGGAGATCATCTTCAAATACCGTCACCAGACTCCGAAGTTCGAAAATGACTAA